Proteins found in one Mycoplasmopsis gallopavonis genomic segment:
- a CDS encoding 2-hydroxyacid dehydrogenase: protein MKIAFFDTKDYDIKYFEKYNDGRHEITFFKENLNLNTVKLAKGFDAVCGFVNTYGDKVILEVLKKMGVKFWFQRSMGYNKIDVAKANELGIEVFRIFNYSAESIGEFAMAGLLCLNRNLIKAHDRVSKYNFSLNGLDGLCVGNSTIGVIGSGKIGQTFIKIAKATGARVIVFDAFAQENFPETADKFGFEWASLTEVLSQSDFISIHCPLLSSTRYLIDDAAIEVMKPGVILINTARGEIMDIKAVLKGLKSGKIRGIATDVLEREEGRFYEDVSARIEDLKKLDPDWKELIEMDNVLVTSHQAFLTDLALTQIAKTTLENADAAQKGDFEKALRIMENGKIKNG, encoded by the coding sequence ATGAAAATAGCTTTTTTTGATACAAAAGACTATGATATTAAATATTTCGAAAAATATAATGATGGTAGACACGAAATTACATTTTTTAAAGAAAACTTAAACTTAAATACTGTTAAATTAGCTAAAGGATTTGATGCTGTGTGTGGTTTTGTTAACACATACGGAGACAAAGTGATTTTAGAAGTACTTAAAAAAATGGGAGTTAAATTTTGATTCCAAAGATCAATGGGATACAACAAAATTGATGTTGCCAAAGCAAATGAATTAGGAATTGAAGTTTTTAGAATTTTCAATTACTCAGCTGAAAGTATTGGTGAATTTGCTATGGCCGGACTTTTATGCTTAAACAGAAATTTAATTAAAGCACACGATAGAGTTTCAAAATACAACTTCTCATTAAACGGTCTTGATGGACTTTGTGTAGGAAACTCAACAATCGGAGTTATTGGATCTGGAAAAATTGGGCAAACATTTATTAAAATTGCGAAAGCAACAGGAGCAAGAGTAATCGTATTTGATGCTTTTGCACAAGAAAATTTCCCAGAAACAGCTGATAAATTTGGATTTGAATGAGCTTCATTGACAGAAGTTTTAAGTCAAAGTGATTTCATTTCAATCCACTGTCCTTTATTATCATCAACAAGATACTTAATTGATGATGCAGCAATCGAAGTAATGAAACCAGGTGTGATTTTAATTAATACAGCTCGTGGTGAAATTATGGATATTAAAGCGGTTCTTAAAGGACTTAAATCAGGAAAAATTCGTGGAATTGCAACTGATGTTCTTGAAAGAGAAGAAGGAAGATTTTACGAAGATGTTTCAGCAAGAATTGAAGATCTTAAAAAATTAGACCCAGATTGAAAAGAACTTATTGAAATGGATAATGTTTTAGTAACATCACACCAAGCTTTCTTAACAGATTTAGCACTTACACAAATTGCTAAAACAACATTAGAAAATGCCGATGCAGCACAAAAAGGTGACTTTGAAAAGGCATTAAGA
- a CDS encoding DNA-processing protein DprA, which translates to MNNLLLYLSHSFQGDIFKIHKWLQGDNKISNLEVQKIQEEYRKLGIKFLTPLDWNFPISLFNSNFPPFVIFYYGNIKLLNKEKLISIINEIVDFKTDFFLKRILKIDFSKTVLVVGNYKKSEQRLIDEVRKRNGQIIQVLAGGIDQVLDADRNWENELVLSIFPIKTHPQRHYFKQVNHLIASISQNLIVISSIKNSKTHNLVNAFLSYGKQIYCFPGLNIEDGNTQLLKDGATLITDIHEI; encoded by the coding sequence ATGAATAATTTACTTTTATATCTATCACATAGTTTTCAAGGCGATATTTTTAAAATACACAAGTGGCTTCAAGGTGATAATAAAATATCAAACCTAGAAGTTCAAAAAATTCAGGAAGAATATCGTAAGTTGGGGATTAAATTTCTCACTCCGCTTGATTGAAATTTTCCAATTAGTCTTTTTAATTCTAATTTTCCACCATTTGTGATTTTTTACTATGGCAATATTAAACTTCTCAATAAAGAAAAATTAATCAGTATTATTAATGAAATAGTTGATTTTAAAACAGATTTCTTTTTAAAACGAATCTTAAAAATTGATTTTAGTAAAACCGTACTTGTTGTTGGTAACTATAAAAAAAGTGAACAAAGATTAATTGACGAAGTTCGTAAGCGTAATGGTCAAATCATTCAAGTTTTAGCAGGTGGAATTGATCAAGTTTTAGATGCTGACCGGAACTGAGAAAATGAATTAGTTCTTTCAATTTTTCCAATTAAAACTCACCCACAAAGACATTATTTCAAGCAAGTTAATCACTTGATTGCAAGTATTTCCCAAAACTTAATTGTTATTTCTTCAATTAAAAATAGTAAGACACACAACCTTGTTAATGCATTTTTAAGTTATGGAAAACAAATTTATTGTTTCCCTGGTCTGAATATTGAAGATGGTAACACTCAATTACTTAAAGATGGAGCAACTTTGATTACGGATATTCATGAAATATAA
- the rpmA gene encoding 50S ribosomal protein L27 gives MAKTKAGGSTRNGRDSHSKRLGAKLGDGQFCTAGSIIYRQRGTKIFPGQNVGRGGDDTLFSTIDGYVKYECRRNRKFVSVYPERVK, from the coding sequence ATGGCAAAGACAAAAGCTGGTGGATCTACCCGTAATGGTCGTGATTCACATTCAAAACGTTTAGGTGCTAAATTAGGTGACGGACAATTCTGTACAGCAGGTTCAATTATTTATCGTCAAAGAGGAACAAAAATTTTCCCAGGACAAAATGTTGGACGTGGTGGAGATGATACTTTATTCTCAACAATCGATGGTTATGTAAAATACGAATGCAGAAGAAACAGAAAGTTTGTTTCAGTATACCCTGAAAGAGTAAAATAA
- the rplU gene encoding 50S ribosomal protein L21 encodes MLAIIETGGKQLLVKKGQTIFVEKIEGEEGQEVKFDKVLLVDQKIGQPYLENAVVTGIIEKQGKAKKIIVYRHNAKSTHKRKLGHRQPYTRVKITGIQG; translated from the coding sequence ATGTTAGCAATTATCGAAACAGGTGGGAAACAACTTTTAGTTAAAAAAGGTCAAACAATCTTCGTTGAAAAAATTGAAGGCGAAGAAGGTCAAGAAGTAAAATTTGACAAAGTTTTATTAGTTGATCAAAAAATTGGACAACCTTACTTAGAAAATGCAGTAGTTACAGGAATTATCGAAAAACAAGGGAAAGCAAAGAAAATCATCGTTTACCGTCACAATGCTAAGTCAACTCACAAGAGAAAACTTGGTCACCGTCAACCATATACACGTGTAAAAATCACAGGAATTCAAGGTTAA
- a CDS encoding YitT family protein: MIKSSDDKKPNSTKKELLSSKNAFEKYKIWNSIKFKKELIVTNSNEQVVLTKELPEISAIDVAKETEWLKFKMGKYLANNKKCKLTLPIFFKKYWRGILIILSAALIFNFGIQTFLSRADTIPSGVTGIPTLLQYIFPQLKRWFALIYLACNIPLFLIFWRHLKRSFLWMTVLFMIFQILVNLLFTEIQPLQNFVLHRLELVPMDTETVRNYLYAAFDQNGDKVLSHTHFNAHDYREFLLSLQNQYPSAFENLAFKLQDFKIENPNFWVNAKTLATRILEIANTNKESLSHTETLAYWYDTGKTWPVLIYGALGAIFVGAGVALSWKAGGSTGGTDIVAYYFLSKTKKSVGHILSIVAIFTAIIFLVIYKFVKPNPDGVIIGVREISTFSYIVVSNLVVNKLYPKYKKIKMTIISSEPQKIIAYFNLINYWHSYRIVRFKSGYTGKYGFKIETVILLMEAKNLSDDLKLIDQNVWISETKVDRVTGKFNTTYVE, encoded by the coding sequence ATGATTAAATCAAGTGATGATAAAAAACCAAATTCAACTAAAAAAGAGCTTCTTTCATCTAAAAATGCATTTGAAAAATATAAAATTTGAAACTCAATTAAATTTAAAAAAGAATTAATTGTCACTAATTCAAATGAACAAGTTGTTCTAACTAAAGAACTACCTGAAATTTCCGCAATTGATGTTGCAAAAGAAACTGAATGATTAAAATTTAAAATGGGTAAATATCTTGCAAATAACAAAAAATGCAAGCTAACTTTGCCTATCTTTTTCAAGAAGTATTGAAGAGGGATTTTAATTATTTTATCAGCAGCTTTAATTTTTAACTTCGGGATTCAAACTTTTTTAAGTAGAGCGGATACCATTCCATCAGGAGTCACCGGAATTCCAACACTTTTACAATATATTTTTCCGCAATTAAAAAGATGATTTGCTTTGATTTATTTAGCATGTAATATTCCACTCTTTTTAATTTTTTGAAGACATTTAAAGCGTAGTTTTCTATGAATGACAGTTCTTTTTATGATTTTTCAAATTTTGGTCAATTTACTTTTTACAGAAATTCAACCACTTCAAAATTTTGTTTTACATCGTCTTGAACTTGTTCCTATGGACACAGAAACTGTTCGAAATTATCTTTATGCAGCATTTGATCAAAACGGTGATAAAGTACTTTCTCATACACATTTTAACGCTCATGATTATCGTGAATTCTTATTGAGTTTGCAAAATCAATATCCTAGTGCTTTTGAAAATTTAGCATTTAAACTTCAAGATTTTAAAATTGAAAATCCTAATTTTTGAGTTAATGCTAAAACCCTAGCAACACGAATTTTAGAAATTGCAAATACTAATAAAGAATCATTATCACACACTGAAACCTTAGCTTACTGATACGATACAGGTAAAACTTGACCAGTTCTTATTTATGGAGCTTTAGGAGCAATTTTTGTTGGTGCAGGAGTTGCTTTATCTTGAAAAGCTGGCGGTTCAACAGGTGGGACAGATATTGTGGCTTATTACTTTTTATCAAAAACTAAAAAAAGCGTTGGACATATTTTATCAATTGTCGCAATTTTTACAGCAATTATTTTCCTTGTGATTTATAAATTCGTTAAACCTAACCCAGATGGTGTAATTATTGGGGTAAGAGAAATTTCAACTTTCTCTTACATTGTAGTTTCAAACTTAGTTGTTAATAAACTTTATCCAAAATACAAGAAAATTAAAATGACAATTATATCTAGCGAACCTCAAAAAATTATTGCTTATTTCAATTTAATTAATTATTGACATAGTTATAGAATTGTTCGTTTTAAATCAGGTTATACAGGAAAATATGGCTTTAAAATCGAAACAGTTATTCTTTTAATGGAAGCTAAAAATTTAAGTGATGATTTAAAATTAATCGATCAAAATGTTTGAATTTCAGAAACAAAAGTCGATCGTGTTACGGGTAAATTTAATACAACATATGTTGAATAA
- a CDS encoding signal peptidase II → MEFNSFWNKYLILPTQNYFKAVYARLKSDWKQILIDYLILLSVFTLFVLIDQLTKTFLFHHGGNPWKDSESSLETIRPYQKAYGGNLHTNWLIDLRFIWHRGVTFLPENVNIPFIQVLSIFLILVVFLKPILIFHRSSYLLILLGILAAGAFGNALDRFIFNGFVKDLFYSGWFENWLQKPLGTFNFADFIIFTSVILIIIRSIFSAFLVVDWKNKRLKVKSEEKESDK, encoded by the coding sequence ATGGAATTTAATTCTTTTTGGAATAAATATCTAATTTTACCTACTCAAAATTATTTTAAAGCAGTCTATGCTCGCTTAAAATCTGATTGAAAACAGATTCTAATAGATTATTTAATTTTATTGAGTGTTTTTACTCTTTTTGTCTTAATCGATCAACTAACAAAAACATTTCTTTTCCACCATGGTGGTAATCCATGAAAAGATTCTGAATCAAGTTTAGAAACTATTAGACCTTATCAAAAAGCTTATGGTGGGAATTTACACACTAATTGATTAATTGATTTGCGTTTTATTTGACATCGTGGAGTAACTTTTTTACCAGAAAATGTTAATATTCCATTTATTCAGGTTTTAAGCATTTTTCTAATTCTTGTAGTATTTCTCAAACCAATTTTAATTTTCCATCGCTCAAGCTATTTACTTATTTTATTAGGTATTTTAGCAGCAGGAGCATTTGGTAATGCTCTTGATCGTTTTATTTTCAATGGTTTTGTTAAAGACTTATTTTATAGTGGTTGATTTGAAAATTGATTACAAAAACCACTAGGGACTTTTAATTTCGCAGACTTTATTATTTTTACTTCTGTTATTTTAATTATTATTAGATCTATTTTTTCAGCTTTTCTTGTTGTTGACTGGAAAAATAAAAGACTTAAAGTTAAAAGTGAAGAAAAAGAATCAGATAAATAG
- the ileS gene encoding isoleucine--tRNA ligase: MDYKKTLNMPKTGFDMRANLIQKEPNFRKAWLDNQIYKKVLAKNANNTSFILHDGPPYANGSIHVGHAMNKVLKDIIVRYKSLKGFYSPFVAGWDTHGLPIEHKMLLEAKLSKDELTPIILRKKAAKYALKQVENQKKEFATLQLFSDLEKIYITLDKNYEAKQLEVFKKMVLDGLVYKGLKPVYWSPSSQSALAEAEVEYQDVVSPSIYVAFEVANSKFDKLQKGDKLIIWTTTPWTLIANAGVALGENLEYLIVEVNAQRYVLAGDLFEQVKTKLAWENPIILDTFFGKDLHDVNYYTPITHLEAPVVLGHHVTSESGTGLVHIAPLFGEDDFQIGLKHKLNMIMHISDTGFVENSNTQFDGLFYEDANKPISEFLGTNMLHFERFKHSYPHDWRTHKPIIFRGTPQWFVSIDQIRSKILEQIESNVTTYPEWAKARLLQMIENRHDWTISRQRTWGVPIIIFYDQDKNPVIKEEIFDYVINLVQQYGTDIWWEKETDELLPEAYRNLGYTREMDIMDVWFDSGVSSIAVDIDPKLESPYDLYLEGVDQYRGWFNSSIINSVAYKGVTPYKNLISHGFTLDGKGEKMSKSKGNTILPQEVISKRGADILRLWVANSEYTNDVTISEEILDQNTEVYRKLRNTIKFLLGNLNEYKYNPEQPRTGIHAYIKEKLNELILNVTKAYDEYKFINVVKLINNYVVDLSSFYLSVTKDILYVRATDDLERQMVLANLYEITDFLIIALAPILPTTAEDAYSYFAKETKFESVMLEDFPKVQTVDFELIASYQEFFDLRDQVNILIENQIKEGLIKRSNEAKVTLASSSDLLTNLDLKTLLMVGKIEQGSSLAVSKFDSLKCERCWNHFEANQIQDNLCPTCYEIIQKLEN; this comes from the coding sequence ATGGATTACAAAAAGACTTTAAATATGCCTAAAACAGGCTTTGATATGCGAGCAAATTTAATTCAAAAAGAACCTAATTTCAGAAAAGCTTGATTAGATAATCAAATTTATAAAAAAGTTCTTGCAAAAAATGCTAATAATACAAGTTTCATTTTACATGATGGTCCACCATACGCCAACGGAAGTATTCATGTTGGTCATGCGATGAATAAAGTTTTAAAAGATATTATCGTAAGATATAAATCTTTAAAAGGTTTTTACTCACCTTTTGTAGCAGGTTGAGATACACATGGTTTACCAATTGAGCACAAAATGCTTTTAGAGGCAAAACTTAGCAAAGATGAATTAACTCCAATCATTTTACGTAAAAAGGCTGCAAAATATGCTTTAAAACAAGTTGAAAATCAAAAGAAAGAATTTGCAACTTTACAATTATTTTCAGATCTTGAAAAAATTTATATTACTCTTGACAAAAATTATGAAGCAAAACAACTTGAAGTTTTCAAAAAAATGGTTTTAGATGGTCTTGTTTACAAAGGTCTTAAACCAGTTTATTGATCTCCAAGTAGTCAAAGTGCTCTTGCAGAAGCAGAAGTAGAATATCAAGATGTAGTCAGTCCTTCAATTTATGTTGCTTTTGAAGTGGCTAATTCAAAATTTGATAAGCTTCAAAAAGGGGATAAATTAATTATTTGAACCACAACACCTTGAACTTTAATTGCTAATGCCGGAGTTGCTTTAGGTGAGAATTTGGAATATTTAATTGTTGAAGTTAATGCTCAAAGATATGTATTGGCTGGTGATTTATTTGAACAAGTGAAAACAAAATTAGCTTGAGAAAATCCAATTATTCTCGATACATTTTTTGGAAAAGATTTACACGATGTTAATTATTACACACCAATCACACATCTTGAAGCACCTGTTGTTTTAGGACACCATGTTACATCTGAAAGCGGAACAGGTTTAGTCCATATTGCTCCTTTATTTGGTGAAGATGACTTTCAAATCGGTCTTAAACATAAACTAAACATGATTATGCATATTAGTGATACAGGTTTTGTTGAAAATTCAAATACTCAATTTGACGGTCTTTTTTATGAAGATGCTAATAAACCTATTTCAGAATTTTTAGGAACAAATATGTTGCATTTTGAGCGTTTTAAACACTCATATCCACATGATTGAAGAACTCACAAACCAATTATTTTCCGTGGAACACCACAATGATTTGTATCAATTGATCAAATTAGAAGTAAGATTTTAGAACAAATTGAATCAAACGTAACAACTTACCCAGAATGAGCAAAAGCACGTTTATTACAAATGATTGAAAATCGTCATGATTGAACTATTTCACGTCAAAGAACTTGAGGTGTACCAATTATCATTTTCTATGATCAAGATAAAAATCCAGTTATTAAAGAAGAAATTTTTGATTATGTAATAAACTTAGTTCAACAATATGGAACAGATATTTGATGAGAAAAAGAAACAGATGAACTTTTACCAGAAGCTTATCGAAACTTAGGTTACACACGTGAAATGGATATTATGGACGTTTGATTTGACTCAGGTGTATCGTCAATTGCTGTTGATATTGATCCAAAATTAGAATCACCATATGATTTATATTTAGAAGGAGTTGATCAATATCGTGGATGATTTAACTCTTCAATTATTAATTCAGTTGCTTATAAAGGCGTAACCCCATATAAAAACTTAATTTCACACGGATTTACCTTAGACGGTAAAGGTGAAAAAATGTCTAAATCAAAAGGTAATACAATTCTCCCACAAGAAGTTATCTCAAAACGTGGAGCAGACATTTTACGTTTATGAGTTGCAAATAGTGAGTATACAAATGATGTAACAATTTCAGAAGAAATTCTTGATCAAAATACCGAAGTTTATCGTAAACTTCGTAATACAATTAAATTCCTTTTAGGAAATTTAAATGAATATAAATATAATCCTGAGCAACCAAGAACAGGAATTCATGCGTATATTAAAGAAAAACTTAATGAGTTAATTCTTAACGTAACAAAAGCTTATGATGAATATAAATTTATCAATGTTGTGAAATTAATTAATAATTATGTTGTGGATTTATCTAGTTTTTATCTTTCTGTTACAAAAGACATTCTTTATGTACGAGCAACTGATGATTTAGAAAGACAAATGGTTTTAGCTAACCTTTATGAAATTACTGATTTCTTAATTATTGCATTAGCACCTATTTTACCAACCACCGCCGAGGATGCTTATTCATATTTTGCTAAGGAAACTAAATTTGAATCAGTTATGCTTGAAGATTTTCCGAAAGTGCAAACTGTTGATTTTGAACTCATAGCTAGTTATCAAGAATTCTTCGATTTAAGAGATCAAGTTAATATTTTAATTGAAAATCAAATTAAGGAAGGTCTAATTAAGCGTTCAAACGAAGCTAAGGTAACATTAGCAAGTTCTTCTGATCTTTTAACAAATTTAGATCTTAAAACATTATTAATGGTTGGAAAGATTGAACAAGGAAGCTCGCTTGCTGTTTCGAAATTTGATTCACTTAAATGTGAGCGTTGTTGAAATCATTTTGAAGCTAACCAAATTCAAGACAATCTTTGTCCTACATGTTATGAAATTATTCAAAAACTTGAAAATTAA
- a CDS encoding IS1634 family transposase → MITMIIMYNINMSNYILYKRKNPKGIYIALGISKGYGKGIGNLVGLGYWEEIKEKYSLQNIDDLKPIARLVPVGEDKIEVKTKFFQLLNPTSVETNVKNVGIELIYKVIKELDLFKGLPKTKHKSLEEVLEFIVATRIIQPRSYICQYKNKNDFLHKIDVKKSSIYNYFDTFLEYKNTILVNIYNKMQELTTRNTKLMHFDNTTVYFQSFSRDGLRQRGFSKDGKHDEDQIVVAMAVDNNGIPFHYKVFEGNTGDSKTLVKFLIEMQRIYKTKDTIIVADKGISQNANLRYLEQKGYKYIVQKRIDILGKEDKAFIVNDQGFVQENDYFTKSRFVQSVWAKNKNKKRYSDTFRKQFVYFSPSKQTLDKIKRQNLINKLEKKSINGELPLSALVPEYKKKYMDVDGKTVGRLNIEKIKKVANEDGFYMIETNITNIDSKEANEIYKGQWKVEEGFRTLKSAIEVRPMYVYKDEHIQSHVFLCFLSLIVLKYCIYKLKKFYKDNGEIQKLTMNMFIDALKLITITTKTVNGKVVSEIKNNLDPEHKELNKIYSDFQYAVDGLSL, encoded by the coding sequence ATGATTACAATGATAATAATGTATAATATAAATATGAGCAACTACATTTTGTATAAAAGAAAAAACCCAAAAGGGATTTACATTGCATTAGGAATATCAAAAGGATACGGTAAAGGGATTGGGAATTTAGTTGGATTAGGTTATTGAGAAGAAATTAAAGAAAAATATTCTCTGCAAAACATCGATGATTTAAAACCAATTGCTAGATTGGTTCCTGTTGGAGAAGATAAAATTGAAGTTAAAACCAAATTTTTCCAATTACTTAACCCAACATCTGTCGAAACAAATGTAAAAAACGTTGGTATTGAACTTATTTATAAAGTAATTAAAGAACTAGATTTATTTAAAGGATTACCTAAAACTAAACACAAATCTTTAGAAGAAGTATTAGAATTTATTGTTGCAACAAGAATAATTCAACCAAGAAGTTATATTTGTCAATACAAAAACAAAAATGATTTTTTACATAAGATAGATGTAAAAAAATCTTCAATTTATAACTATTTTGATACTTTTTTAGAATATAAAAATACAATTTTAGTCAATATTTATAACAAAATGCAAGAATTGACAACTAGAAACACAAAATTAATGCATTTTGATAATACAACTGTTTATTTTCAAAGTTTTTCAAGAGATGGTTTGAGACAAAGAGGTTTTTCTAAAGATGGAAAGCATGATGAAGATCAAATTGTTGTGGCTATGGCAGTTGATAATAATGGTATTCCTTTTCACTATAAAGTCTTCGAAGGAAATACTGGAGATTCTAAAACTCTTGTGAAATTTTTAATTGAAATGCAAAGAATTTACAAAACAAAAGACACAATAATAGTTGCTGATAAAGGTATTAGTCAAAATGCAAATTTAAGATATTTAGAACAAAAAGGATATAAATATATAGTACAGAAACGTATTGATATTCTTGGAAAAGAAGATAAAGCATTTATAGTAAATGATCAAGGGTTTGTTCAAGAAAATGATTATTTTACTAAATCTAGATTCGTCCAATCTGTTTGAGCTAAAAACAAAAATAAAAAAAGATATAGCGATACTTTTAGAAAACAATTTGTCTATTTTAGCCCTTCAAAACAAACTTTAGACAAAATAAAAAGACAAAATCTTATTAATAAATTGGAGAAAAAGTCTATTAACGGTGAATTGCCATTAAGTGCTTTGGTTCCTGAATATAAGAAAAAGTATATGGATGTAGATGGTAAAACAGTCGGAAGATTAAATATCGAAAAAATTAAAAAAGTAGCTAATGAAGATGGCTTTTATATGATTGAAACCAACATAACAAACATAGATTCAAAAGAAGCGAATGAAATATATAAGGGACAATGAAAAGTGGAAGAAGGTTTCAGAACCTTAAAATCAGCAATCGAAGTTAGGCCGATGTACGTTTATAAAGACGAGCATATTCAATCTCATGTATTTTTATGCTTTTTATCTCTAATTGTTTTGAAATATTGCATTTATAAATTAAAGAAATTTTATAAAGATAATGGAGAGATCCAAAAACTCACAATGAATATGTTTATAGATGCATTGAAACTTATAACAATCACAACAAAGACTGTGAATGGTAAAGTTGTAAGTGAAATCAAGAATAATTTAGACCCAGAACATAAGGAATTAAACAAAATATATAGTGATTTTCAATATGCAGTGGATGGTCTATCATTGTAA
- the rpmB gene encoding 50S ribosomal protein L28 translates to MARRDVLTGKGPQSGNKRSHAMNASKRKFNVNLQKVRITLNGRSQTLRVSAKTLKTLKTKGFI, encoded by the coding sequence ATGGCAAGAAGAGACGTCTTAACAGGAAAAGGTCCACAATCAGGTAATAAACGTTCACACGCTATGAATGCCTCAAAGAGAAAATTTAATGTTAACTTACAAAAAGTAAGAATTACATTAAATGGTCGTAGCCAAACATTAAGAGTTAGTGCAAAAACTTTAAAAACTCTTAAAACAAAAGGTTTTATTTAA
- the ftsY gene encoding signal recognition particle-docking protein FtsY codes for MKFFKKLIDKVFKKDKDIEVLEKEFEKEKQKEIINSDKFQKYQTGLTNSSNFGKKLLEIQNAHNQIDEDFFEDLEELLIISDINASLVDLIIEKIKMEVKTNNIDDPKLIGEIVADQMFVIYANNSIINTNLNFANDRTNVFIFVGVNGSGKTTSIAKIANKYIKEGKKVLIAAADTFRAGAVNQLGVWAERIGAEIVKPKTEGQDPSAVIYQAMEKGTTEKYDLIIIDTAGRLQNKVNLMKELEKMVGVIRKFIPDAPHESLLVLDATTGQNGLMQAKSFGEIAKLTGIILTKMDGTSKGGIVLSIKDEYNLDVKYIGLGEKLDDLQEFDLDLFIYHMTKDLINHE; via the coding sequence ATGAAATTTTTTAAAAAATTAATAGATAAAGTCTTTAAAAAAGATAAAGATATCGAAGTTCTTGAAAAGGAATTTGAAAAAGAAAAACAAAAAGAGATTATTAATAGTGATAAATTTCAAAAATATCAAACTGGTTTAACAAATAGTTCCAACTTTGGTAAAAAACTTTTAGAAATTCAAAATGCTCACAATCAAATTGATGAAGATTTCTTTGAAGATTTAGAAGAACTATTAATTATATCTGATATTAATGCCTCACTAGTTGATTTAATTATAGAAAAAATCAAAATGGAAGTTAAAACAAACAACATCGATGATCCGAAATTAATTGGAGAAATAGTTGCTGATCAAATGTTTGTCATCTATGCGAATAATTCAATCATTAATACTAATTTAAATTTCGCAAACGATCGCACTAATGTTTTTATTTTTGTGGGTGTTAACGGAAGCGGCAAAACAACTTCAATCGCTAAAATTGCAAACAAATATATTAAAGAAGGTAAAAAAGTATTAATTGCAGCAGCTGATACTTTCCGTGCAGGTGCCGTTAATCAACTTGGAGTTTGAGCCGAAAGAATTGGAGCCGAGATAGTTAAACCAAAAACAGAGGGTCAAGATCCTTCGGCCGTTATTTATCAAGCAATGGAAAAGGGAACTACAGAAAAGTACGACTTAATTATCATCGATACAGCAGGTAGACTTCAAAATAAAGTCAACTTAATGAAAGAATTAGAAAAAATGGTTGGAGTAATTCGTAAATTTATTCCGGACGCTCCACATGAATCATTACTTGTTTTAGATGCAACAACAGGTCAAAACGGACTAATGCAAGCAAAATCATTTGGAGAAATAGCTAAATTAACTGGAATTATTCTAACTAAAATGGACGGTACTTCTAAAGGAGGAATCGTTCTATCAATTAAAGACGAATATAATCTTGATGTTAAATACATTGGACTTGGTGAAAAATTAGATGATTTACAAGAATTTGATCTTGATCTTTTTATTTATCATATGACAAAGGATTTAATCAATCATGAATAA
- a CDS encoding sigma factor-like helix-turn-helix DNA-binding protein encodes MNKKSSIENVMKYINLFNKYGSLLTERQQFVFKLYFLEDLSYSEIAAELATTRTAAYDAVSKAIKKLLKIEEELNK; translated from the coding sequence ATGAATAAAAAATCATCAATTGAAAATGTCATGAAATATATTAACCTTTTCAATAAATACGGTTCATTATTAACAGAACGTCAGCAATTTGTTTTTAAACTATACTTTTTAGAAGATCTTTCATATTCTGAAATAGCAGCAGAATTAGCAACAACTCGCACCGCAGCTTATGATGCAGTTTCAAAAGCAATTAAAAAATTACTTAAAATCGAAGAAGAACTAAATAAATAA